The following are encoded in a window of Methanomassiliicoccales archaeon genomic DNA:
- the cysK gene encoding cysteine synthase A, with translation MKCNSILETIGRTPLVRLNRVVPEGSAEVFCKLEAFNPMSSVKDRVARAMIDDAERSGRLKPGMCVIEPTSGNTGIGLAMVCAVRGYRLILTMPENMSQERQRLLRAMGAEIVLTPRAEGMGGAVSCAQELCGKETNSFMPMQFENPSNPDIHERTTGQEILQDQPVVDAFVAGVGTGGTIMGVGRVLKRSRSSCLIVAVEPKGSPVLSGGSPGTHGIQGIGAGFVPKVLDRSMLDRIIQVSDDEAKEMARRLAKEEGILAGISSGAAVHAAVLVAKELGPGKTVVTLLPDSGERYLSTDLFSK, from the coding sequence ATGAAGTGCAACAGCATCCTGGAGACCATAGGCCGGACACCGCTTGTCCGCTTGAATCGCGTCGTGCCCGAGGGCTCGGCGGAAGTGTTCTGCAAGCTGGAAGCATTCAACCCCATGTCCTCGGTCAAGGACCGAGTGGCCCGGGCCATGATCGACGATGCCGAGCGCTCTGGCAGGTTGAAGCCTGGCATGTGCGTCATCGAGCCCACCTCCGGCAACACTGGCATCGGATTGGCGATGGTCTGTGCGGTCAGGGGGTACAGGCTGATCCTCACCATGCCAGAGAACATGAGCCAGGAGAGGCAGCGTCTGCTCCGGGCCATGGGGGCAGAGATCGTGCTTACGCCCCGGGCAGAAGGCATGGGAGGGGCGGTCTCGTGCGCCCAGGAACTCTGCGGAAAAGAGACGAACTCATTCATGCCCATGCAGTTCGAGAACCCCTCGAATCCCGATATCCATGAGAGAACCACCGGTCAAGAGATACTGCAGGACCAGCCGGTGGTGGACGCTTTCGTGGCCGGGGTGGGAACCGGCGGGACCATCATGGGCGTGGGCCGCGTTCTGAAGCGCTCTCGTTCATCCTGTCTGATCGTGGCGGTCGAGCCGAAAGGATCGCCGGTCCTTTCCGGAGGAAGCCCAGGGACGCATGGCATACAGGGCATCGGCGCGGGATTCGTCCCCAAGGTCCTGGACCGGAGCATGTTAGATAGGATCATTCAGGTGAGCGACGATGAGGCGAAGGAGATGGCGAGACGACTTGCCAAAGAGGAAGGGATCCTGGCCGGTATCTCTTCGGGAGCGGCGGTCCATGCGGCCGTCCTGGTGGCCAAGGAACTTGGCCCTGGCAAAACGGTGGTTACACTGCTGCCAGACTCCGGAGAAAGGTATTTGAGCACGGACCTGTTTTCAAAATGA
- the cysE gene encoding serine O-acetyltransferase, translated as MSWKEDVVTVLERDPAAKSYKEALFFSPGLHAILLHRLSHNAYKKGNLFLARSVNYFARVLTGADIHPGATIGKGFFIDHAVGVVIGETAIVGDNVSVFQGVTLGGVSADKGRKRHPTIGNNVTIGAHAVILGDITVGDDVKIGAGSVVVKDVPPNSTVVGVPGKVVKRDGLTMKIDLRHDQLPDPLVDAFVDVNHHMVELEKRMLALEEERRKEK; from the coding sequence ATGAGCTGGAAGGAAGACGTCGTCACCGTTCTGGAGCGGGATCCGGCGGCAAAGTCCTACAAGGAAGCGCTGTTCTTCAGCCCGGGACTGCACGCCATTCTCCTGCACCGCCTTTCGCATAACGCCTACAAGAAGGGGAATCTCTTCTTGGCCAGGTCAGTGAACTACTTCGCCAGAGTGCTCACGGGGGCCGACATCCATCCGGGGGCCACCATAGGCAAAGGGTTCTTCATCGATCACGCCGTCGGCGTGGTCATCGGTGAGACGGCCATTGTCGGCGACAACGTCTCGGTCTTCCAGGGAGTCACCCTTGGAGGCGTGAGCGCGGACAAGGGAAGGAAAAGGCATCCCACCATCGGCAACAACGTGACCATCGGTGCGCACGCCGTGATACTAGGGGATATCACCGTCGGGGACGACGTGAAGATCGGCGCCGGTTCGGTGGTGGTGAAGGACGTTCCTCCGAACTCCACGGTGGTCGGAGTCCCGGGAAAAGTGGTCAAGCGGGATGGCCTGACCATGAAGATCGACCTAAGGCACGATCAACTCCCAGATCCATTGGTGGACGCCTTTGTGGACGTCAACCATCATATGGTGGAACTGGAGAAGCGCATGCTCGCCCTCGAGGAGGAGCGGAGAAAAGAGAAATAG
- the cysS gene encoding cysteine--tRNA ligase, with amino-acid sequence MGLKVYNTLTKRKEDFQPLNDDQVNMYVCGVTVYDDIHMGHARNMVVFDMIARYLRYKGYKVVHATNFTDVDDKIIDRANEVGVPALQLSSMYIERYFQEAEALGVKRADKYPKASEYIQEIIELVKMIEAAGSAYRTGDGSVYFSMDRVKDYGKLSGMKIDELKAGARVDVDEEKRNPTDFALWKGAKPGEVSWPSPWGEGRPGWHIECSAMCMKLFGATLDIHGGGNDLIFPHHENEIVQSESVTGKPLARYWLHNGMLQVQEEKMAKSLKNFFTVRQVLEKHSKEEARFYLLNTHYRGPLAYSDAALEEAAASLKRLHGTYAELKATLSTTKGEDDAGPLVETARKDFIEEMDDDFNSRAAIAVIFDLARETNRLQAEGKLSQTGVRDLLSFLEEADQVLGILPQEKAGEETLNGVVQILIEVRKELRKRKLFDLADSIRDRLAEKGIKLEDTAEGAKWKRI; translated from the coding sequence GTGGGCCTGAAGGTGTACAACACCCTGACCAAGCGCAAGGAGGATTTCCAGCCGCTCAACGATGATCAGGTCAACATGTACGTCTGCGGCGTCACGGTCTACGATGACATTCATATGGGGCATGCGCGGAACATGGTCGTCTTCGACATGATCGCCCGCTACCTCCGATACAAGGGTTACAAGGTCGTCCACGCCACCAATTTCACCGACGTCGACGATAAGATCATCGACCGCGCGAACGAAGTGGGGGTGCCTGCGCTGCAGCTCTCCTCCATGTACATCGAGCGCTACTTTCAGGAGGCGGAGGCGCTGGGCGTCAAGCGCGCCGATAAGTACCCCAAGGCATCGGAATACATCCAGGAGATCATCGAACTGGTGAAGATGATAGAGGCCGCCGGCTCTGCCTACAGAACGGGCGACGGCAGCGTCTATTTCTCCATGGACAGGGTGAAGGACTACGGCAAGCTCTCGGGCATGAAGATCGATGAGCTGAAGGCTGGCGCGAGGGTGGACGTGGATGAGGAAAAGAGGAACCCCACGGACTTCGCGCTTTGGAAGGGTGCGAAACCGGGCGAGGTATCATGGCCAAGCCCCTGGGGTGAGGGTCGGCCAGGCTGGCACATCGAATGCTCGGCCATGTGCATGAAGTTGTTCGGGGCGACATTGGACATCCACGGAGGCGGCAACGACCTCATTTTCCCCCACCACGAGAACGAGATCGTGCAGTCGGAATCCGTCACAGGCAAACCGCTTGCCCGCTACTGGCTGCACAACGGCATGCTCCAAGTGCAAGAAGAGAAGATGGCCAAGTCGCTGAAGAACTTCTTCACCGTGCGCCAGGTGCTGGAGAAGCATTCCAAGGAAGAGGCGCGCTTCTACCTGCTCAACACTCACTACCGCGGTCCGCTCGCCTATTCAGATGCGGCACTGGAGGAGGCGGCGGCCTCGCTCAAGCGGCTGCACGGCACTTATGCCGAATTGAAGGCGACCTTATCCACGACCAAAGGGGAGGATGACGCTGGCCCGCTGGTGGAAACGGCCCGGAAGGACTTCATCGAGGAGATGGACGACGACTTCAACTCGCGGGCGGCCATCGCGGTCATCTTCGATCTGGCAAGAGAGACCAACCGTCTGCAGGCGGAGGGAAAGCTGAGCCAGACGGGAGTGCGTGACCTCCTTTCCTTCTTGGAGGAGGCGGACCAGGTGCTCGGCATCCTGCCCCAGGAGAAAGCGGGGGAGGAGACGCTGAACGGCGTGGTTCAGATCCTCATCGAGGTCAGGAAGGAGCTGAGGAAGCGCAAGCTCTTCGACCTCGCGGACAGTATCCGCGACCGACTGGCGGAGAAGGGCATCAAGCTGGAAGATACGGCCGAGGGCGCGAAATGGAAGCGAATATGA
- a CDS encoding radical SAM protein, with translation MEANMRSVARKKAILLAGGKVKVAPELRLPFLPSRSTAGPGAGSIGIVLEFEGHRVKKAISREEGDFELAKRGEEFALLREGEVFIEHVHVQPTLAHSPEQAFYNIETECMYDCKFCTSRRLEKQVTKSLTPEKIVDLVREQSKRPDFKAVALTSAVVGSPKQTLQKMLYIVREVRRSLPQVPIGVEPYVDELDQIDQLKEAGADEIKLNVESFDREIFQKVCGELDLDWIFQALEHAVKIFGKGKVCSNIIYGLGESDENVLAGVEALARIGVVATLRPLRVNELNRESLEEALGQLPNLEPERMLDLAKGHRRILEMHGLSTLTFQTMCNACTCCDIVPFKDI, from the coding sequence ATGGAAGCGAATATGAGGTCAGTCGCGCGCAAGAAAGCGATCCTTTTGGCAGGGGGCAAGGTGAAGGTCGCTCCGGAGCTGAGACTGCCTTTCCTGCCCAGCCGTTCCACCGCCGGTCCCGGGGCCGGGTCCATCGGGATCGTTCTGGAATTCGAGGGCCATCGAGTCAAGAAGGCCATCTCCAGGGAGGAGGGCGATTTCGAACTGGCCAAGCGGGGCGAGGAGTTCGCGCTGCTGAGAGAGGGGGAGGTGTTCATCGAGCACGTGCACGTCCAGCCGACGCTGGCACACTCACCGGAACAAGCGTTCTACAACATCGAGACCGAGTGCATGTACGACTGCAAGTTCTGTACCTCCCGGCGGCTGGAGAAGCAAGTGACCAAAAGCCTCACGCCAGAGAAGATAGTGGATCTGGTCAGAGAACAGTCCAAGCGCCCGGATTTCAAGGCGGTGGCGCTCACCTCTGCGGTCGTTGGCTCGCCGAAACAGACCTTGCAGAAGATGCTCTACATCGTTCGCGAAGTCCGCCGGTCCCTGCCCCAAGTTCCTATCGGGGTGGAGCCCTACGTCGACGAGTTGGACCAGATCGATCAGCTGAAAGAGGCGGGGGCGGACGAGATCAAGCTCAACGTCGAGAGCTTTGACCGAGAGATCTTCCAGAAGGTCTGCGGGGAACTGGACCTCGATTGGATATTCCAGGCGCTGGAGCATGCGGTGAAGATCTTCGGCAAAGGCAAGGTGTGCTCCAACATCATCTACGGATTGGGGGAGAGCGACGAGAACGTGCTTGCCGGGGTGGAAGCTTTGGCTAGGATAGGGGTCGTAGCCACTCTAAGACCTCTTCGTGTCAACGAGCTGAACCGCGAGTCGCTCGAGGAGGCTCTGGGCCAGCTCCCGAATCTGGAGCCTGAGAGAATGCTCGATCTAGCCAAAGGGCACAGAAGGATCCTTGAGATGCACGGCCTGAGCACTCTGACGTTCCAGACAATGTGCAATGCCTGTACTTGCTGCGACATCGTGCCTTTCAAGGACATATGA
- a CDS encoding metal-dependent transcriptional regulator produces the protein MLSEIAEEYLECVYDLTRQGSTARTSDIAAKMKVAPASVTEMVQKMAADRYLVYEKYKGASLTDEGLLIARKIKRKHRLLERFLVDVVGVRRSQSHEEACRLEHVISDESERKICQITNNPRYCPDGDPIPECEDGDCINCPGDPAVPLRDLKAGEKGLIIYLKCEDSASIRRLISMGFVPGREVSLEEHVPFGGPLLVKIGECRVALAKEYADLVLMQRFSDQGTKAGKARN, from the coding sequence ATGCTGAGCGAAATCGCAGAGGAGTACCTGGAATGCGTCTATGACCTGACACGGCAGGGTTCAACAGCGAGGACGAGCGACATCGCGGCCAAGATGAAGGTAGCCCCGGCCAGTGTGACGGAGATGGTGCAGAAGATGGCCGCTGATCGATACCTCGTGTACGAGAAATACAAGGGTGCATCGCTGACTGACGAAGGGCTGCTCATCGCACGCAAGATCAAGCGGAAGCACCGGCTGCTGGAACGATTCCTGGTGGACGTGGTCGGGGTCCGGCGCAGCCAGAGCCACGAGGAAGCCTGCCGCTTGGAGCACGTCATCTCTGATGAGTCGGAGAGGAAGATCTGCCAGATCACGAACAATCCACGATACTGTCCGGACGGAGATCCCATCCCGGAGTGCGAAGATGGCGATTGCATCAACTGCCCGGGCGACCCCGCCGTGCCACTGAGAGATCTTAAGGCGGGCGAGAAGGGCTTGATCATCTATCTGAAGTGCGAGGATTCGGCCAGCATCCGGCGCCTCATCTCCATGGGCTTCGTTCCAGGAAGAGAGGTGTCGTTGGAGGAGCACGTTCCGTTTGGCGGACCTCTTTTGGTCAAAATAGGGGAATGTCGGGTTGCCCTGGCCAAGGAATACGCAGATCTCGTGCTGATGCAGAGGTTTTCGGATCAGGGAACAAAGGCCGGCAAGGCTAGGAACTAA
- the feoB gene encoding ferrous iron transport protein B — protein MEIGLIGQPNVGKSVLFSKLTGIGAISSNYPGTTVEFQEGAVYRGGQRLNFHDLPGTYSLTGVSEDETVATRLLAEKELDVIVAVADATRLEQSMVLVFQLIELGFKVVVALNMMDVARKRYHVDITRLESILRVPIVPTVAITGEGVEDLVEVLLTAQVKPSDFKVRYDRHIEEMIGNLSLEPESKTARFPTRGALIKLLEGNPFFAEQFSHEFKVKVERDRDEFRRDHREEIAVHINRDRYGEAGRIAKEVISDRIPPKGRADQISDLTLRPRTGIPIMLAVLAGVFLTVIFVGGLLESVLLGAYEALVGNFFIDLANAGGPFALALAKGVDLSLQAILSIVIPYIVVFYLILGLLEDTGYLPRMVILLDGIMHKMGLHGRAIIPMILGMGCNVPAILATRVMESRRERLILATITIMAVPCSAQTAVIMGTVGNYAGLLWAVAIYIILLIILLVLGRLLHKALSFEPTSLALEIPDLTWPRLRNVLWKTQVRSKDFFTVAFPLLLGGSIVLELLMEFKVLDALVGPLSPFTLGFLGLPPIIIIALMFGILRKEMAMQLLVVLFGTSQLNSVLSNEQLFVFALIMATYMPCLSALAVMTREFGARDAAKVTLASVTLAFLLGGTAHFLFSVF, from the coding sequence ATGGAGATCGGACTGATCGGTCAGCCGAATGTGGGCAAGTCCGTCCTCTTCTCCAAGCTGACGGGGATTGGAGCGATATCCTCCAACTACCCCGGAACGACCGTCGAGTTCCAAGAGGGGGCGGTCTATCGAGGCGGACAGAGGCTCAATTTTCACGATCTGCCTGGGACCTATTCGCTGACCGGCGTTTCGGAAGACGAGACGGTGGCCACCAGACTGTTGGCCGAGAAGGAACTGGACGTGATCGTGGCCGTCGCCGACGCCACTCGGTTGGAGCAGAGCATGGTGTTGGTGTTCCAACTCATCGAGCTCGGTTTCAAGGTGGTGGTGGCGCTCAACATGATGGACGTCGCTCGCAAGCGCTACCACGTGGACATCACGCGCCTGGAAAGCATCCTCCGAGTGCCGATCGTTCCAACCGTGGCCATCACTGGTGAGGGCGTCGAGGACCTGGTGGAAGTGCTGCTCACTGCGCAGGTCAAGCCATCCGACTTCAAGGTGCGCTATGATAGGCACATCGAGGAGATGATAGGGAACCTCTCACTTGAACCGGAGAGCAAGACTGCCCGGTTTCCGACACGCGGTGCTCTCATCAAACTGCTCGAAGGAAACCCCTTTTTCGCTGAGCAGTTCTCGCACGAATTCAAGGTCAAGGTCGAGCGGGATAGAGATGAGTTCCGGAGAGACCACAGGGAGGAGATCGCGGTCCACATCAACCGCGACCGTTACGGCGAGGCCGGACGCATCGCCAAGGAGGTCATCAGCGATCGCATCCCTCCCAAAGGCCGCGCCGACCAGATCTCCGACCTGACCTTGCGCCCCCGGACCGGCATCCCCATCATGTTGGCTGTGCTGGCCGGCGTCTTCCTCACCGTGATATTCGTAGGGGGATTACTGGAGTCCGTCCTCCTCGGTGCATACGAAGCCCTGGTCGGCAACTTCTTCATCGATCTGGCGAACGCCGGTGGACCGTTCGCTCTAGCGCTGGCGAAAGGCGTCGACCTGAGCCTGCAAGCGATACTCTCCATCGTCATCCCCTACATCGTGGTCTTCTATCTGATCCTGGGATTGCTAGAGGACACCGGCTACCTTCCTAGGATGGTGATACTGCTCGATGGCATCATGCACAAGATGGGGTTGCACGGCAGGGCCATCATCCCCATGATCTTGGGCATGGGCTGCAACGTGCCGGCCATACTCGCCACCCGCGTGATGGAGTCCCGGAGAGAACGTCTTATTCTAGCCACCATAACCATCATGGCCGTTCCTTGCTCCGCGCAGACGGCGGTGATCATGGGAACCGTGGGCAACTATGCTGGCCTCCTGTGGGCCGTGGCCATCTACATCATCCTCTTAATCATCCTCTTGGTTCTTGGAAGGCTGCTGCACAAGGCGCTGAGCTTCGAGCCCACGTCTCTGGCATTGGAGATCCCTGACCTCACCTGGCCTCGCCTCCGGAACGTGCTGTGGAAGACCCAGGTGCGCAGCAAGGACTTCTTCACGGTGGCATTCCCCCTCCTATTGGGGGGCAGCATCGTGCTGGAACTGCTCATGGAGTTCAAAGTGCTCGATGCCCTTGTCGGACCGCTGTCCCCTTTTACCCTCGGCTTCCTGGGCCTGCCTCCGATTATCATCATCGCCTTGATGTTCGGGATCCTGCGCAAGGAGATGGCCATGCAGCTGCTGGTGGTTCTCTTTGGCACCTCGCAACTGAACTCAGTGCTGAGCAATGAACAGCTCTTCGTGTTCGCCTTGATCATGGCCACTTACATGCCTTGTCTGTCCGCCCTGGCGGTGATGACCCGGGAGTTCGGGGCAAGGGATGCGGCCAAAGTGACCTTGGCGTCCGTTACCCTCGCGTTCCTTCTGGGAGGGACCGCTCACTTCCTCTTCTCCGTGTTCTGA
- a CDS encoding glutamate--tRNA ligase gives MSDEMTKEAIKKYALQNAVLYGGKANPKAVSGKVLAEEPDLRPRAREILPLIESIVAQVNQIPLEEQKRLLEGIDASLLKREVKERTHALPDLPGAEKGKVVMRFAPGPSGPLHLGHTRVAILNDEYCRRYDGCFINRMEDTNPDKIDPDAYDMIPEDLEWLGVKVGKTIIQSERFELYYDIARQLIEMGKAYVCTCPIDDWRRSKEEMRPCPHRELAPNEQMERFEQMLAGRCEEEKAVLVIKTDLHHPNPAIRDFVGLRIVTSTPHPRTGTKYCVYPMMNFSVAVDDHALGLTHVIRGKDHLNNTHRQEYIFEYFGWKRPWYHHYGLVSIPETILKTSTVGKGIKTGEYTGWDDVRLGTVRAMAKRGILPEAIRAYWIDCGIKGVDVEFTWDTLYAYNRDRVDKIADRSFFVWDATPLDIYGVDRLESHAPVQPDFPERGVRKSTMSGEPIRVYVVKDDLRHLEERGKVRLKDLCNLELREGKAYYIGNDLSILKEKVKIIHWAPPDSRRCEVWMPDGTKKTGLAEPFVKDENDRTMQFERFGFVRIQRSEPDVLAYFSHT, from the coding sequence ATGTCGGACGAGATGACGAAAGAAGCGATCAAGAAGTACGCCTTGCAGAACGCTGTACTATACGGCGGCAAGGCGAACCCCAAGGCCGTTTCGGGCAAGGTGCTGGCGGAGGAGCCAGATCTGAGGCCGAGGGCCAGGGAGATCCTTCCGCTCATAGAATCCATCGTGGCCCAGGTGAACCAGATCCCTCTGGAGGAGCAGAAGCGTTTGCTGGAGGGCATCGACGCTTCCCTGCTCAAGCGAGAGGTGAAGGAGCGCACTCATGCTCTTCCCGATCTCCCTGGCGCAGAGAAAGGCAAAGTGGTCATGCGCTTCGCCCCCGGTCCCTCGGGGCCGCTGCATCTGGGACACACCCGGGTCGCCATCCTCAACGACGAGTATTGTCGCCGCTACGACGGCTGCTTCATCAACCGCATGGAGGACACCAACCCGGACAAGATCGATCCCGATGCCTATGACATGATCCCCGAGGATCTAGAGTGGCTCGGTGTCAAGGTCGGCAAGACGATCATCCAAAGCGAGCGTTTCGAGCTCTACTACGACATCGCCAGGCAGTTGATCGAAATGGGCAAAGCCTACGTATGCACGTGCCCAATCGACGACTGGCGCAGATCCAAGGAAGAGATGAGGCCCTGCCCACACCGCGAACTAGCGCCTAATGAGCAGATGGAGAGATTCGAGCAGATGCTGGCCGGACGATGTGAGGAGGAGAAGGCGGTCCTGGTGATAAAGACCGATCTGCATCATCCCAACCCGGCCATTCGCGACTTCGTTGGGCTTAGGATCGTCACCTCCACACCTCACCCTCGCACAGGCACCAAGTACTGCGTCTACCCCATGATGAACTTCAGCGTGGCGGTGGACGATCACGCTCTCGGTCTGACCCATGTCATTCGGGGAAAGGACCACCTCAACAACACCCATCGCCAGGAATACATCTTCGAATACTTCGGCTGGAAGCGGCCTTGGTACCATCACTATGGCCTGGTCTCCATCCCGGAAACGATCCTGAAGACCTCCACCGTGGGAAAAGGCATCAAGACAGGCGAGTACACCGGTTGGGACGACGTCCGTCTCGGCACCGTGCGGGCCATGGCCAAACGAGGCATCCTTCCCGAGGCCATCCGCGCCTACTGGATCGACTGCGGCATCAAGGGCGTGGACGTGGAGTTCACCTGGGACACGCTGTATGCGTACAACCGGGACCGAGTGGACAAGATCGCCGACCGATCCTTCTTCGTCTGGGACGCGACGCCCCTGGATATATACGGTGTCGATAGGCTGGAATCACATGCGCCGGTACAACCTGACTTCCCGGAGAGAGGGGTCCGTAAGAGCACGATGAGCGGAGAGCCGATACGTGTGTACGTGGTCAAGGACGACCTCAGGCACCTAGAGGAACGAGGGAAGGTGCGTCTCAAGGACCTCTGCAACCTGGAGCTGAGGGAGGGAAAGGCGTACTACATCGGAAATGACCTCTCCATCCTCAAGGAGAAGGTGAAGATCATCCACTGGGCGCCACCCGACTCCCGAAGGTGCGAAGTGTGGATGCCCGATGGAACGAAGAAGACCGGTTTGGCCGAACCCTTCGTCAAGGACGAGAACGACCGGACGATGCAGTTCGAACGCTTCGGCTTCGTGCGCATCCAGAGGTCAGAACCGGACGTGCTCGCCTACTTCTCCCATACCTGA
- a CDS encoding UbiD family decarboxylase, with translation MSLRGILSGTKNAFVVEEPVALEYDVTRILLEHPSTPVRFRHLNGYEAVGNLFADRSRIAEALGIEREEIMAKMLAASTRPRPPTEIKNPGWMDTMSEDFDLTTLPIPKFYPRDGGRYVTAGVGVSEFEGKRNVSFHRLMLLDKKRFAIRLVPRHLYTMFRSSLAKGKELPVAFCIGVCPSVLLAAATSTDYVQDELEIASALRYECTGKPLEAARTKGGILVPAHAEFVLEGRITKETVDEGPFVDITGTYDDVRKQPVVEIDRLYMRRDPVFHIILPGGLEHYLLMGLPREPMIYRSVGQVVPRVHGVRLTEGGCCWLHGVVSVTKNKEGDGVNAIMAAFSGHPSMKKVTIVDEDVDIYDDRQVEWAVATRFQASRGLVVVNNAAGSSLDPSTEGITSKVGIDATKPLGEKGFDIAKLP, from the coding sequence ATGTCCCTGCGAGGCATCCTGTCCGGCACCAAAAATGCTTTCGTGGTCGAGGAGCCAGTAGCCCTCGAGTACGATGTCACCCGGATTCTCCTAGAACATCCATCCACTCCGGTCAGATTCAGACACCTGAACGGCTACGAGGCCGTGGGCAATCTTTTCGCCGATAGGTCCCGCATCGCTGAGGCGTTGGGCATCGAGAGGGAGGAGATAATGGCGAAGATGCTGGCGGCCAGCACTCGTCCCCGCCCTCCGACCGAGATCAAGAACCCGGGATGGATGGACACCATGAGCGAGGATTTCGATTTGACCACATTGCCCATACCCAAGTTCTATCCTCGCGATGGCGGCCGCTATGTAACCGCCGGGGTGGGCGTTTCTGAGTTCGAGGGCAAACGCAACGTCTCATTCCACAGGCTGATGCTCCTGGACAAGAAGCGTTTCGCCATCCGCCTTGTCCCGAGGCACTTGTACACCATGTTCCGTTCCAGTCTGGCCAAGGGTAAGGAGCTGCCGGTGGCGTTCTGCATCGGAGTTTGCCCATCCGTGCTTCTGGCCGCGGCCACCTCCACCGACTACGTCCAGGATGAGCTGGAGATAGCCTCTGCGCTGCGCTACGAATGCACCGGCAAACCATTGGAGGCCGCCAGGACCAAAGGCGGGATCCTGGTGCCAGCACATGCCGAGTTCGTTCTCGAGGGCAGGATCACCAAGGAGACGGTGGACGAGGGGCCGTTCGTCGACATCACCGGGACGTACGATGACGTGAGGAAGCAGCCGGTGGTGGAGATCGACCGCTTGTACATGCGCCGTGATCCAGTGTTTCACATCATCCTGCCCGGTGGTCTGGAGCACTACCTGCTCATGGGACTTCCCCGGGAACCGATGATCTATCGCTCGGTCGGACAGGTCGTTCCTCGAGTGCACGGCGTGCGTTTGACCGAAGGCGGATGCTGTTGGCTCCACGGAGTGGTCTCCGTCACCAAGAACAAGGAAGGGGATGGAGTGAACGCCATCATGGCCGCTTTCTCCGGGCATCCATCCATGAAGAAGGTCACCATCGTGGACGAGGACGTGGACATCTACGACGATCGGCAGGTGGAGTGGGCCGTGGCCACGAGGTTCCAGGCCAGTCGCGGATTGGTAGTGGTGAACAATGCCGCTGGCTCTTCCCTCGATCCCAGCACCGAAGGGATCACTTCCAAGGTCGGCATTGATGCCACCAAACCGCTCGGGGAGAAGGGTTTCGATATCGCCAAGCTTCCCTGA